Proteins encoded by one window of Ignavibacteria bacterium:
- a CDS encoding oxidoreductase: MAKTKKPKLAVWKFASCDGCQLSLLDCEDELLTIAGAVDIANFPEASRAVVKGPYDVSLVEGSITTPHDAERIHQVRRDSKLLVTIGACATSGGIQALRNFKDVKEFTSYVYASPEFISTLGKSTAISDHVKVDYELRGCPVNKYQLVEVLSAFLNGRKPNIAPHSVCMECKRRGVVCVMVANGTACLGPVTHCGCDALCPSYNRGCFGCYGPKETPNTTSLADWWKKLGVNEQDIVRAYRSFNAYSEAFRKESEALEK, translated from the coding sequence CGATTGCGAAGATGAATTGCTCACCATTGCGGGCGCTGTGGATATTGCAAATTTTCCCGAAGCATCGCGCGCCGTTGTGAAAGGTCCGTATGATGTTTCGCTCGTGGAAGGTTCCATCACAACGCCGCACGATGCAGAACGAATTCATCAAGTTCGCCGCGATTCAAAATTGCTTGTAACAATTGGCGCATGTGCAACGTCGGGAGGAATTCAAGCGCTGCGGAATTTCAAAGACGTGAAAGAATTTACTTCGTACGTGTATGCATCACCGGAATTTATTTCTACGCTCGGAAAATCTACAGCAATTTCCGACCATGTGAAAGTTGATTATGAGTTGCGCGGTTGTCCCGTTAATAAATACCAACTCGTCGAAGTCCTCTCTGCATTTTTAAACGGAAGAAAACCGAACATTGCGCCGCATAGTGTTTGTATGGAATGTAAACGTCGCGGAGTTGTATGCGTAATGGTTGCAAACGGAACTGCGTGTCTTGGTCCCGTAACGCATTGTGGCTGCGACGCGCTTTGTCCATCGTATAATCGCGGGTGTTTCGGCTGCTACGGTCCAAAAGAAACGCCGAACACCACCTCGCTTGCTGATTGGTGGAAAAAACTTGGCGTGAATGAACAAGATATTGTGCGAGCGTATCGCAGTTTCAATGCGTATTCTGAAGCGTTTAGAAAAGAAAGTGAAGCGTTGGAGAAGTAG